The Manduca sexta isolate Smith_Timp_Sample1 unplaced genomic scaffold, JHU_Msex_v1.0 HiC_scaffold_550, whole genome shotgun sequence genome window below encodes:
- the LOC119193448 gene encoding liprin-alpha-2-like, which translates to MWNMMCDVMPTISEDSISQRSSQLSGEDANFEQLRVSMLDERDKLVESLRETQERLGDSELRLKEVEKERDSLQRQIAANLPQVSAHYPLLQSSPCP; encoded by the coding sequence atgtggaATATGATGTGCGACGTGATGCCCACGATATCCGAGGACAGTATCAGCCAGCGGAGTTCGCAGCTATCCGGCGAGGATGCGAACTTCGAACAGCTAAGGGTGTCTATGCTGGACGAGAGGGACAAGCTGGTGGAGAGCCTGCGGGAGACGCAGGAGCGGCTCGGCGACTCGGAGCTGCGGCTCAAGGAGGTGGAGAAGGAGCGCGACTCGCTGCAGAGACAGATCGCCGCCAACCTGCCCCAGGTCAGTGCCCACTACCCACTACTGCAAAGCTCACCCTGTCCTTAG